The Cellulosimicrobium cellulans genome contains the following window.
ACGCGATCGGGCTGTACCAGTTCCACCGCCCCGACCCGACGGTCCCCTACGCCGACTCGATCGGTGCGCTCGTCGAGCTGCTCGACGAGGGGGTGATCCAGCAGGCCGGGATCTCCAACGCCGACGTGGCGCAGATCGACCTCGCGAACGAGATCCTCGGCGGCCGCCTCGCGTCGGTCCAGAACCAGTTCTCACCGCGCTTCCGCTCGAGCCAGGGCGAGCTCGAGCACTGCGCGGCGCTCGGCGTCGCGTTCCTCCCGTGGAGCCCGCTCGGCGGGATCGCGAACGCGAGCGAGCTCGGGACGCGCCACGCCGTCTTCCAGGAGGTCGCCGACGCGCACGGCGTGAGCGTCTACCAGGTCACGCTCGCGTGGGAGCTCGCGCTCGCGCCCGTCGTCGTCCCCATCCCCGGCGCCTCGCGGCCGGAGTCGATCCGGGACTCTGCCGCCGCCGCCGACCTCGTCCTGACCCCGGAGGAGGTCGCACGGCTCTCCGCCGCGTGACGACCTGCCGGAACCCGCCCACCCCCGCGAAGGAGCTCCACCGATGAAGACCTTCACCCTGCCCGGCACCGACCTCGTCGTGCCGAACGTCGTCCTCGGCCTCATGCGCATCCAGGACAAGACCGACGACGAGGTCCGCACGCTCGTGCGCACCGCCCGCGACGCCGGCATCACGTTCCTCGACCACGCCGACGTGTACGGCACCGACCTGCACGGCTGCGAGCGCCGCTTCGCCGAGGCGCTCGACCTCTCCGCCGCCGAGCGCGCGGAGTGGGTCATCCAGTCCAAGGCCGGGATCGTGCGCGAGGGCCCGTACTTCGACTACTCGTACGAGCACCTCGTCGCCTCGGTCGAGGGCTCGCTCGACGCGCTGCGCACGGACTACCTCGACATCCTCCTGCTGCACCGGCCCGACGCCCTCGTCGAGCCCGAGGAGGTCGCGCGCGCGTTCGACGACCTGCACGCCGCCGGCAAGGTGCGCGCGTTCGGGGTCTCCAACCACACGCCCGGTCAGATCGAGCTGCTGCGCCGGGACGTGGAGCAGCCGATCGTCGCGAACCAGCTCCAGCTCTCGATCACGCACGCGCCCGTCGTCGCGCAGGGCGTCGCGGCGAACATGCAGGGCCTCGACCAGTCGGTCAGCAGGGACGGCGGGATCCTCGACTACTGCCGCCTGCACGACATCACCGTCCAGGCGTGGTCGCCGTTCCAGGCGGGCTTCTTCACGGGCGTGTTCCTCGGCTCGCCGGAGTACCCCGAGCTGAACGCCGTGATCGACCGGCTCGCCGCCCGGTACGACGTGCCGCCCATCGCGATCGCGACGGCCTGGATCACGCGGCACCCGGCACGGATGCAGGTCGTGCTCGGCACGACGAGCCCCGAGCGCGTCGCGGGCGCGGCCCTCGGCTCCGACGTGCCGCTCACGCGCGCCGAGTGGTACGAGCTGTTCCGCGCCGCGGGCTACACCGTCCCCTGACGGTCGTACCACGGAGGGCGCCCCGGACCCCCGTGCCGAAGGTCACGCACGGGCCGTCCGGGGCGCCCCGTACGGCGGTCTAGGCTCGTGCCGTGGCGACCTTCTCGGCAGTGACCCGGCAGCACATCCTCCAGGCGATCGCGGACTGGGACGACCGGGGCCGGGACGCGTTCCTCGGGGTCTACGGGTTCACCGCGACCCCGGGCACGCCCCTCCTCCACGAGGACCGGGCGTACGACGCCCAGGCGATCCTCGGCGTCGCGCACCGGTACGCGACCGGGCGCGTGGCGACGGCCGAGGAGTTCCGCAACAGCCCCGTCGGCGTCGCCGACCTGCTCCGCAAGCGTGGGTTCGACGTGCCCGGCGCCGCCCCTGCGGCGCCGGCGCCCGCGCGCCGGACCGCGGCGAAGGCCACGACGGCTCCCCGTACGCCCCGGCGCACGACGACGCCGCGCGCGTCCGAGCCCGAGAAGCCGCCGGCCGTGTGCCCCACGTGCTTCACGGTCCTGCCCGCGACGGGCATCTGCGACGACTGCGGCTGACCGGGTCTCCCGACGCACGACGAAGGGCGCCGTCCGACCGGACGGCGCCCTTCGTCGTGCGTTCGCTGCGGTACCGGGTCAGTTGACCTCGGACGGGTGCGCGCTCACGCGTCCCGAGCCGTCGCCGGTGTCGAGGGCGTCGATCGCGGCGACCTCGTCGGCGGTGAGCTCGAACCCGAAGAGGTCGAAGTTCTCCGCCATGCGCTCCTTGCGCGACGACTTGGGGAACACGATGAAGCCGCGCTGCAGGTGCCAGCGCAGGACCGCCTGCGCGGGGGTCACGCCGTGGGCGGTCGCGGCGTCGACGACGGCCTGCTTCTCGAACAGCGGGTACTTGCCCTGGCCGAGCGGGCCCCAGGCCTCGATCTTCGTGCCGTGCGCGTCGGCCCACGCGAGCACGTCGCGCTGCTGGTAGGCCGGGTGCAGCTCGATCTGGTCGACGGCGGGGACGACGCCCGTGTCCGCGACGATCCGGTCGAGGTGCTCGGGCAGGTGGTTCGAGACGCCGATCGAGCGCGCCAGGCCGGCGTCGCGGATCTCGACGAGCTTGGCCCAGGCGTTCGTGTACTGGTCCTGGGCGGGCGCCGGCCAGTGCGTGAGGTAGAGATCGACGAACTCGAGGCCGAGCTTGTCGAGGCTCTCGCGGATCGCGTCGTGCGGCTGCTCGCCGGACTGGCGGTCGTTCCAGAGCTTCGTCGTGACGAACAGCTCGTCGCGCGCGACGCCGCTCTTCGCGATCGCGGCGCCGACGCCCTCCTCGTTGCGGTAGATCGCCGCCGTGTCGAGGTGGCGGTAGCCGACCTCGAGGGCCTCGCTCACGGCCTTCTCGGCCTCGTCCGGCGGTACGAGGAAGACGCCGAAGCCGAGCTGGGGGATGGTGTGCCCGGAGTTGAGCGTCACGGTCGGGACTGTGGGAGCGGTCATGCCCTCCAGCGTAGGAACCGGGCGTCCAGCCGTCCAACGACTGCCGGTGGTGCGACTCAGCGCTCCCGCTCATGAGTCCCTGACCTGCTGCGCGGGAGCCGGGCTGGACTTTGTAGATCACGGTTTGGTTACATGGGCGCGGTCCTGACCACGAACGAACCGGAGCGCACCATGTCCCGAGGCCGCCACAGCGCCGCCCCCGCAGCGCCCGCGCGCGCGTTCCGGCTCCCGGCCCTGCCCGCTCTTCCGGCACTCCCGGCACGCGCCCTCAAGCTCCCGGCGCTCGCCCTGGTCGGGCTGCTCGGCGCAGGCGTGGTCGGCGCGGGCCCCCAGCCCGCCGAGGGCAACCCCGACCTCGCGCCGCTGAGCGTCGAGCCGACCGCCGGGTCGACCGTGGAGCGCGGCACCGGGGCCGCCAGCCGGTCCGCCGCGCGCGTCGCACCGCCCGCCACGACGCAGGAGTCCCCGCTCGTCGAGACGGCCGCGCAGATCACGGTCGTGCCGGCCGCCGAGGCCGCCCCGCCGGCCCCGGCCGTCCCCGTCGCCACCGGCCAGCTCTGGACGACCGACGCCGTCAACGTCCGCACCGGGCCGTCGGCCGACGCCGAGCGTGTCGCGACCGCCGCGTTCGCCACCGCCGTCGACGTCACCGGCGCGACCGAGGGCGAGTGGAGCCAGGTCGTGTGGGGCGGCGCCGCGGCCTGGATCAAGTCGAGCTTCCTCGCGCAGACGCAGCCCGAGGCGCCGGCGGCGACGGCCGCGAGCAGCGGGTCGGGGGCGAGCGGGATCTCCGACGCCGCGTGCTCCGTGAGCTCCGGGATCGAGTCGTCCCTCCGGTCCAACGCCCGTGCGGTCTACCGGGCGGTGTGCGCGATCTTCCCGCAGGTGACGTCCTACGGCGGGATCCGGCCGGGCGACAGCGGCGACCACGGCACCGGTCGGGCCCTGGACATCATGATCACGGGCGAGACGGGCTGGGAGATCGCCCGCTACCTCCAGGCCAACGCCGGGGCGCTCGGGATCACCTACCTCATCTACCAGCAGCAGATCTGGATGGCCGGAGACCCCGCGAGCGCGTGGTCCGGCATGGAGGACCGCGGCGGCACGACCGCGAACCACTTCGACCACGTGCACGTCAGCACCTCGTAGGCCACGACCGCCGGTCACGGTACGACGTCGGAGAACAGCCTCCTGCCCAGGGCGTCCACGTCCGACGCGTCGCGGGTCAGCCCTACGTAGCCGCTGCGCTCGACGACGAAGACGTCGGACGGGGCCGCGGCCGTCAGCCGCGACACCCAGGAACGCTCGTGGCGGTAGGTGACCACCTGGACGCCGTCGGCGACCAGCCGCAGCACCACGTCGACGAGCCCGGGGTGCGCGGGCAGCGGAGCAGGACCGTCCTCGTCGTCGTACCCGGCGTCCTCTGGGCCCGACCCGCCCGAGAGCTGGAGCGACCGCAGGTGCGGCACGTGCGTGAGGAACGCGCCGTCGGCGCCGCCGAGGCTCAGTGACAGGCGCTCAACGGCGGTGTGCCGCAGCACCGAGAGGTCCACGTCCCGGGTCCCGCCGGCCAGGTGCAGCTCGGTGAGCGCGGGCAGCTGCACCAGCGCCTCGAGCCCGGCGAGCAATCCGCCGACGACGTTCACGTGCAGCCGCCGGAGGTCGGTGCACTCCGCCAGCGGCGCGAGGCGCCCGGAGAGCGGCCCGCCGCTCGGCCGCCCGCTGCCCCGGGCGTGCAGCAAACCACCGGGGATCCGCGCCAGGATGCCCAGCGAGCCACCTCCCCACCTGTGCCACCTTCTCGGGGAGCACGGGGACGTCGTCCACGGCAGGCGCCGGCGGCGAGGTGGGGGCAGCAGTGGACGAAGGGTCGGACCTCGACACCGCCGCGTGCTTCGCGACAGCCCGGCGGATCGTCGCGACCTTCGGAGCACCCCGCTCGGCGGTCTCCGCCGGGAGCCGGTCGAGGACGGTCAGGTCCGCCCGGGCCGCGAGCGCGAGGAGCGCCCAGAGCGCCCGCGCGTCGAGCGCACCCGCGAGGCTCGACGCGTCGAGGCCGGCGGCCGCCCCGAGGTCCGGGTCCTCGAACACCCGCAGGGCAGCTCGCTCCAGCGCGGGATCGCTCGGGAGCCGCGAGGCGCCCTTGACCGCGTGGGGCTGGTTCGAGTACCGGTCGAACCGGGCCAGCAGCTGCTCCGCCCGCTCCGCACCCACAGCATCCGAGAGCGCGGCGAGGACGTCGGTCGGACCCGACATGTGAGCCTCCGTTCACTGCATCGGGGGGTCAGGGCGGTACCGAGCTCCGACGGCACCGACACCGCGAGCGGCGTCCTCGCGACCCTATCGGTCCCGTCCGGGGCCCGGACGCCCGCGCGCCCGTGACCCCACGGCCCCCGTCGCGTGGACACGCACGACGCCGGTCACGCGAAGAGCTCCTGGCCGACGAACGCGGTGCTCGTGCCGTCGAGGAGGCCGGTGTCGTCGCGGACGCCTGCCGGGACGGCCCAGATCCCCGACCCGGTGTGGCGCAGGTACTCCATCATGGGGTCGTCACGCGAAAGGGTCGTCTGCATCGGGACGTACTGCGTCGCGGGGTCGCGCACGTAGGCGAGGAAGAAGAGCCCGGCGTCGAGGCGCCCGAGGCCGTCCGAGCCGTCGGTGTAGTTGTAGCCGCGGCGTAGCATCCGCGCCCCGGCGTTGCGCGTGGGGTGCGCGAGCGCGACGTGCGCCGACGGGTCGATGAGCGGCTCGTCGCCGCGGCCCGTGACCGTGAAGTCGGGCTCGGTGAACTCGTCGCCGCCGGAGAGCGGCGCACCCGACCCCTTGGTGCGCCCGACGATCGCCTCCTGCTCGCGCAGGGGCGCCCGGTCCCACGTCTCGATGGTCATGCGGATGCGCCGGGCGACGAGGTAGGAGCCTCCGGCGAGCCAGACGGCCGCCGGGTCGTCGGCGGGCGCGACCCACACGTGCTCGTCCAGCGCCTCGCTCTCCTCGGCCTTGACGTTCGCCGTGCCGTCCTTGAACCCGAACAGGTTGCGCGGCGTCGCCTGCGCGGTGGACGTCGACGACGTGCGGCCGTACCCGAGCTGGCTCCACCGGACGCTCGCGGTCCCGAACGCCAGCCGTGCGAGGTTACGGATCGCGTGCACCGCGACCTGCGGGTCGTCGGCGCACGCCTGGACCGCGAGGTCTCCCCCGCAGCGCGCCTCCTCGAGCGCGTCCGCCGGGAAGTGCGGCAGGTCCTGGAGCAGCGCGGGCCGACGCCCGTCGAGCCCGAACCGGTCGACGCCGTCGGCCGTGCGGAACAGCGACGGCCCGAACCCGAACGTCAGGGTGAGGTTCGACGCGGGCAGCTCCTGGGCCTCCCCGGTGTCGTCGGGCGGCGCGTCGTAGGGCCCGGACACCGGCCCGAACGTGCCCGCCGGCAGGCCGCGCGTCATGCGCGCCGCCGCGGCGGTCCACGCCGTCAGCAGCGCGACCAGGTCGTCGCGCGACGTCGTCGTGAGGTCCCACGTGGCGAAGTGGAGCCGGTCCTGCGCGGGCGTCGCGACGCCCGCCTGGTGCGCACCCGCGAACGGGACGACGTCGTCCGGTCCGACGGCCGCCGTCGGGCCCGAGGGCCCGTCCGTCGCACGGGCCGCCGCGTACCCGCCCGCGGCCCCGGCCGCGAGCAGCCCCGCGCCCGCCGCGCCCAGGAGGGCGCGACGGGAGAGGCGCGGGGACGCGCTCGGGCGCACCGGCGTCGCGTCCGCCGGAGCGGTCTCGGCCGCGTCCTCCGGCACGGGGATCTCGGGCTGGGTCATCGCACGCTCACGTCCCTGGTCAGAGGACGACCGCGGCGGTGAGCTGCGACAGCGGCTCGCTCAGCGCATCGACACCGTCGGCGAGCGTCTTCACCTGGTCGGCCGTGAGATCGGTGTAGAGCACGAACCCGTCGCCGTCGCGGTACTGGTCGAGCTCCTCCTGGAGCGCGGCGAACCGGGCGTCGAGGTCGTCGGTGAGCTCGGTGTCCTTCGCGAGGACCACGTCGCGCAGGCCCTCGTAGGCGACCTTCGCGCCGTCGAGGTTCGCCTGGAAGTCCCACAGGTCGGTGTGCGACCAGATCTCCTCCTCGCCCGTGACCTTGCCCGTGGCGACCTCGTCCAGCAGGCCCTTGGCACCGTTGCCGATCGCCGCCGCGTCGATCTGCTCGGCGAAGGACGCCTCGTGCGTCCGGTCGTAGAGCTCCTGCGTGTCGGCGAGGAGCTGGTCGGCGTACTGCGTGCGCTGCGCCTCGGTGAGCGGGACGTACTCCGTGCCGCCGTTCGCGTCCGGGGCCGGCGGCCACAGGTCCTTCTCCAGCAGGTGCCAGCCCGTCCACTCCTGGCCCGCCTCGAGGTCGGCCTCGCGCAGGTCCATGCGCGGGTCGAGGTCGCCGAACGACTCCGCGACCGGCTCGATGCGCTCCCAGTGCACGCGGACCGGGGCGTAGAGCTCGCGCGCCGCGTCGTCGTCGCCCGCCGCGTAGGCGTCGACGAACTCCTGGGTCCCCGTGAGGAGCTGCTCGGTCTGGTCCTTGACGTACGCGACGTAGTTCGTCGCCGCGGCCTGGACCTGGTCGGCGACCTCGCCCGTCGGCTCGACGACGGCGCCCGAGTCCGTGACGGTGAAGTCGGCCCGGATGCCGTCTCCGACCATGCCCGGCTTGCACGCCGTGACGTACGAGCCGGGCTTCGCGGTGAGGACCAGGTCGCGGGTGATGCCGGGGCCGATGTTCTCGACCTCGGACACGATGCGCAGGCCGTCCTCGGCGAGCAGGTAGAACTCGGTGACCTGGCTCCCGTCGTTCGTCACGGAGAACACCAGGTGGCCCGACGGCGCCTCGGTCGCCGACACGTCGCACGCGTCGTCCGTCGAGCTCACCGTGAGCGCCGTCGGCCCGTCGGCCCCGGGGCTCGTCGCACCCGTCGGGTCGTTCGGCGTGCAGGCGGCCAGCGGGACGAGCAGGACGGCGGCGAGCAGGGGTGCGGCTGCGCGCGAGGCCCGGGTGCGGGTCATCGGTCTCCTCCGAGAGGTGCGGTGTTCGTGACAGGGGCGGGCGCGGGCTTCGCCGGCGCGCCGGGGGACGGTCCGAACCAGACGGTCCGGACGAAGAAGAACAGGGTCGGCACGAGGTAGAGCCACCAGGCCGCGAGCTCGAGCCACGTCGTCGCGGGCGAGAAGTTGAAGACGCCCTTGAGCACCGTGCCGTACCAGCTCGACGGCGGGATCTGCGCCGACACGTCGAACGCCAGGTTGTGGAGACCGGGGAGGATGCCCGCCTCCTGGAGGTCGTGGACCCCGTAGGAGAGCACGCCCGCGGCCACCACGATGAGGAACAGCCCGGTCCAGGCGAAGAAGAGCCGCAGGTTCAGGCGGAGCGCCCCGCGATAGACGGCCCACGCGAGCCCGACCGCGACGGCGATGCCGAGCACGGCGCCCAGCAGGGGCCGGGTCGTCGCCCCGGTCGCCTGGGCGCCGGCCCACAGGAACAGCGCGGTCTCGAGCCCCTCGCGCCCGACGGCGAGCACCGCCATGACGACGACGGCCCACCGGCCCGCGGCGATCGCGTCGTCGAGCTTGTGCTGCAGGTCCGCCTTGAGGTGTCGCGCCGTGCGACCCATCCAGAAGATCATCCAGGTGATGAGCCCGACGGCGAGGATCGAGAGCGTGCCGCCGATCGCCTCCTGCGCCTCGAACGACAGCCCTTGGGGGCCGAACGTGAGCGCCGCGCCGAAGCCGAGGGAGACCAGCACGGCCACGCCGACGCCGGACCACAGCGCGGGCAGCAGGTCGCGGCGCCCGGTCTTGACCAGGTACGCGACGAGGATGGAGACGACGAGCGACGCCTCGAGCCCCTCGCGCAGACCGATGAGGAAGTTCGCGAACACGGATCCTGACCCTCCGGGACGTCCCGAGTCCTGGAGCAGGGGTACGGGAACCGATCGTTCAGGCCGCGCGTTATTAGGCCAGCCTGTGCTAACTCCGCAGATGCTACTCCTCGCCGTCATCGGCTCCGACCCCAGGGACCCGATGCGGACCGCCGCGGCCGTGATGGTCGTCACAGCGATCACCACGGCGGTCGTCGCCGGGGTGCTGTGCGCGGGCGCCCTCACCGTGCCGCTCGTGACGTGGCTCCCCGGCGCGCCGACGACGCTGTCGACCCGGCGTCGCACCGGTAGGCCGGTCGCTGCCGTGGAACGACGAAGGCCACGTCCGATCCCTGTGCGGGATCCGACGTGGCCTTCGACCGTTGACGGGTGGAGCTGAGGGGACTCGAACCCCTGACCCCCTGCATGCCATGCAGGTGCGCTACCAGCTGCGCCACAGCCCCGTGGATCTGCGAAGATCCTGGTCAAGCACTGGATGAACACTCCCCCGGCCGGTTTCCCGTCCTGCGGAGCGTCGCTAGTCTACGCAGAAACCGGCTCCAGATTCCAATCCGGTCCCGCGTTCCACTCGTCGAGCGGGAACCCGGCACCGACGTTGTGCGCCACCAGGCGCCACGCGGGCGTCGCCGCAGGAGCAGAGCGGTGCAGGTGGGACCAGTGGACGTTGTGCAGGCCGGAGATCCCGCGCCAGCCCTCCGGGTCCAGCCCGAGCAGCGCGGTGACGGCGAGCGTGATCGCGGCGCCGTGGGACACGACGACGAGGGTGTCGTCGCTCTCGAGGGACTCGACGTGCTCGGTGACGGCCTCGACGAGGCGCGCCGCGACGGCGGCCTTGGTCTCGGCGCCCGCGCGCGTGGGCTCCTCGCCCCGGCGC
Protein-coding sequences here:
- the efeU gene encoding iron uptake transporter permease EfeU, whose product is MFANFLIGLREGLEASLVVSILVAYLVKTGRRDLLPALWSGVGVAVLVSLGFGAALTFGPQGLSFEAQEAIGGTLSILAVGLITWMIFWMGRTARHLKADLQHKLDDAIAAGRWAVVVMAVLAVGREGLETALFLWAGAQATGATTRPLLGAVLGIAVAVGLAWAVYRGALRLNLRLFFAWTGLFLIVVAAGVLSYGVHDLQEAGILPGLHNLAFDVSAQIPPSSWYGTVLKGVFNFSPATTWLELAAWWLYLVPTLFFFVRTVWFGPSPGAPAKPAPAPVTNTAPLGGDR
- a CDS encoding aldo/keto reductase, with product MTAPTVPTVTLNSGHTIPQLGFGVFLVPPDEAEKAVSEALEVGYRHLDTAAIYRNEEGVGAAIAKSGVARDELFVTTKLWNDRQSGEQPHDAIRESLDKLGLEFVDLYLTHWPAPAQDQYTNAWAKLVEIRDAGLARSIGVSNHLPEHLDRIVADTGVVPAVDQIELHPAYQQRDVLAWADAHGTKIEAWGPLGQGKYPLFEKQAVVDAATAHGVTPAQAVLRWHLQRGFIVFPKSSRKERMAENFDLFGFELTADEVAAIDALDTGDGSGRVSAHPSEVN
- a CDS encoding aldo/keto reductase, which encodes MKTFTLPGTDLVVPNVVLGLMRIQDKTDDEVRTLVRTARDAGITFLDHADVYGTDLHGCERRFAEALDLSAAERAEWVIQSKAGIVREGPYFDYSYEHLVASVEGSLDALRTDYLDILLLHRPDALVEPEEVARAFDDLHAAGKVRAFGVSNHTPGQIELLRRDVEQPIVANQLQLSITHAPVVAQGVAANMQGLDQSVSRDGGILDYCRLHDITVQAWSPFQAGFFTGVFLGSPEYPELNAVIDRLAARYDVPPIAIATAWITRHPARMQVVLGTTSPERVAGAALGSDVPLTRAEWYELFRAAGYTVP
- a CDS encoding aldo/keto reductase — protein: MQQRTLGSRTVSAIGLGGMPMSIEGRPDEARSVATVHAALDAGVTLIDTADAYHLHADEVGHNEELIARALRSSGVDTSDVLVATKGGHLRPGDGTWTRNGDPTYLKQAAKESARRLGVDAIGLYQFHRPDPTVPYADSIGALVELLDEGVIQQAGISNADVAQIDLANEILGGRLASVQNQFSPRFRSSQGELEHCAALGVAFLPWSPLGGIANASELGTRHAVFQEVADAHGVSVYQVTLAWELALAPVVVPIPGASRPESIRDSAAAADLVLTPEEVARLSAA
- the efeB gene encoding iron uptake transporter deferrochelatase/peroxidase subunit produces the protein MTQPEIPVPEDAAETAPADATPVRPSASPRLSRRALLGAAGAGLLAAGAAGGYAAARATDGPSGPTAAVGPDDVVPFAGAHQAGVATPAQDRLHFATWDLTTTSRDDLVALLTAWTAAAARMTRGLPAGTFGPVSGPYDAPPDDTGEAQELPASNLTLTFGFGPSLFRTADGVDRFGLDGRRPALLQDLPHFPADALEEARCGGDLAVQACADDPQVAVHAIRNLARLAFGTASVRWSQLGYGRTSSTSTAQATPRNLFGFKDGTANVKAEESEALDEHVWVAPADDPAAVWLAGGSYLVARRIRMTIETWDRAPLREQEAIVGRTKGSGAPLSGGDEFTEPDFTVTGRGDEPLIDPSAHVALAHPTRNAGARMLRRGYNYTDGSDGLGRLDAGLFFLAYVRDPATQYVPMQTTLSRDDPMMEYLRHTGSGIWAVPAGVRDDTGLLDGTSTAFVGQELFA
- the efeO gene encoding iron uptake system protein EfeO, which translates into the protein MTRTRASRAAAPLLAAVLLVPLAACTPNDPTGATSPGADGPTALTVSSTDDACDVSATEAPSGHLVFSVTNDGSQVTEFYLLAEDGLRIVSEVENIGPGITRDLVLTAKPGSYVTACKPGMVGDGIRADFTVTDSGAVVEPTGEVADQVQAAATNYVAYVKDQTEQLLTGTQEFVDAYAAGDDDAARELYAPVRVHWERIEPVAESFGDLDPRMDLREADLEAGQEWTGWHLLEKDLWPPAPDANGGTEYVPLTEAQRTQYADQLLADTQELYDRTHEASFAEQIDAAAIGNGAKGLLDEVATGKVTGEEEIWSHTDLWDFQANLDGAKVAYEGLRDVVLAKDTELTDDLDARFAALQEELDQYRDGDGFVLYTDLTADQVKTLADGVDALSEPLSQLTAAVVL
- a CDS encoding SH3 domain-containing protein, coding for MSRGRHSAAPAAPARAFRLPALPALPALPARALKLPALALVGLLGAGVVGAGPQPAEGNPDLAPLSVEPTAGSTVERGTGAASRSAARVAPPATTQESPLVETAAQITVVPAAEAAPPAPAVPVATGQLWTTDAVNVRTGPSADAERVATAAFATAVDVTGATEGEWSQVVWGGAAAWIKSSFLAQTQPEAPAATAASSGSGASGISDAACSVSSGIESSLRSNARAVYRAVCAIFPQVTSYGGIRPGDSGDHGTGRALDIMITGETGWEIARYLQANAGALGITYLIYQQQIWMAGDPASAWSGMEDRGGTTANHFDHVHVSTS
- a CDS encoding histidine phosphatase family protein, with protein sequence MSAGTLVLLRHGRTAYNATMRLQGQVDIPLDGVGQWQAEHGAKALASAHRATRVVASDLVRAADTARAYAAAIGADVLFDSRLRERGFGEWEGLTGPEIAERWPEEYAAWRRGEEPTRAGAETKAAVAARLVEAVTEHVESLESDDTLVVVSHGAAITLAVTALLGLDPEGWRGISGLHNVHWSHLHRSAPAATPAWRLVAHNVGAGFPLDEWNAGPDWNLEPVSA